A region of the Poseidonibacter antarcticus genome:
TATATTGATTACTCAGTTTTGCTGGTGGTTATAGAGAAGAGGAAATACCCAGTCCCATTTCGAACCTGGAAGTCAAGCTCTTCATCGCTGATAATACTGCAGGGTCCCCTTGTCGGAAACGTAGGTCACTGCCAGCTCTTGAGTATTTATTCAAATTAGCTTAGCTTTTTACACTTATTCTAGTGTTTTAAGCTAAGCTTTTTTTTTGCGCGCGTTTTATGCTTGATTTCTATTTATAAATTAGCTCAAATTTCAGATTTTTTATAGTTTTATTCTATATCCCACTCCTGATATATTTTTTATACTTTCTTTACCTATTTTTTTTCTTACTTTATTTAATAAATTCTTTAAAGCTGAATCACTTGCATCAAACATATCTTCCCATATATTTATTTTTAATTCTTCTTGTGGAATTACTCTATTATTAAATTTTATTAAATAATCTAATAGTAATATTTCTTTTGATGTTAATCCGATTTCTTTATTTTCTAAAGTATTAAATAATTTTTTTTGTAATACATTATAATTGATATTATTTGGAAAGTTTATAATGTATCTTGAATTATCAATGATATCTTGTACACAATTTATTAAAGCATTTTTTAGCATTTTAAAATCAATAGGCTTTATTAAATAATCTATTAATTTTAATTTAGTGGCTTGTAATAAATAGTTAGTGTCTGTATACGCACTTATAAAAATTACAGGTATTATCTTATTCTTAATTCTAATTCTTTCAATAAAGTCTAAGCCATTATCTCCATCAAGATTAATATCAGAAATTATTATATCAATATGTGAGTTATTTAATATTTCATTAGCTTTTTCAATTCTTGCTACATCAAAAACTTCTTTACAGAGTAAAGCTAAAGTTTGAGAAACATTCTTTCGTATATTATCTTCATCTTCTATATACAAAACATTTAAATTTCTTAGTATATTATTGAAATTTAAGTTTTCATTATTATTATAATTCATTATATTACCTTAAAAGCATTAAATAAATTATAACATAACTTATTTAATACTAGAATTTATTAAAATATTGTTATGTTGTATTTCATAAATATAATAGAAAGACTATAGATTTATCAAATATTAAGTTAAACTTTAATAAAGTTACGAAGAAAATTATTTTTACATTCACTAATTATATAAAAGGAAAACGATATGAATATTCGTAAACTACTAAAATTTACTTGTATATCTGTGCTTGCAAGTACATCACTACATGCTATTAGCTTAAAAGATAGTGTTGAAAAGGTTTTGACTACAAATCCTGAAGTTATAGCTGAAAAGAACAATCAAAGAGCATTTAGAAAATATGTTGATGAAAGAAGAGGTAACTATTATCCTCGTATTGATATTGATGGAACACTAGAAAAAAGTAATACTGAAAAAGATTATGACTCTTCTTCAAGTTTAACTGATGGTTCTGATCAAGAAGATGGATATAATTTTGGTATTGCTTTAAATCAAATGCTTTATGATGGTGATTTGACTCCAAGTAGAGTTCGAGAAGCAAAACACAATGAACTTGCAAATAAATATAAAACTAGAACGAATATTGAAAATGTTGTTTTAGAAGCTATTACAGCTTATACAGGATTAGTTCAATATAATGAATTATTAGCTTTAACAAAAGATATGATCCGAACTAATCAAGAAAACTTATTAATTGCAAAAGAAAAAGAATCAATCAGTGGTGAAGTATTAGAAACTTATGAAGTTGATTCAAAATTAAATTTCTTAAAAGAAAAATATTTAGAAGAAAAAGATTTAAGAAGTTCAAGACTTAGTACATTTAAAAGATATATTGGTATGGAAGCTGATGGTGATGAAAATAGACCATTTATTGATTTAGGTAAGATTCCTACTAGTTTACAAAAAGCTGTTGAATTATCAGTATTAAGAAATAATGAAGTTTTAGAACAAATTGAAAGAATTAAAGCGCAAAGAGAAAAAATAGCACAAGCTGATGCTACTTTTTTACCTAATTTAAATTTAGAATTAAAAGCTTTAACAGATAGTGATTTAGAATTGGATGAAGAAGGTAAAGAAGATCAAGTTTATGGAAGAATTAATTTATCATGGAATATTTACAATGGTGGATCTGATTATGCTATTTCAAAACAAGAAGAATTATTCTTAGCAGAACAAAAAGATAGATTAGATGCAATCACAAATAAGGTTGTAGAAAAAGCTAAAGTTAATTATCAAAGTTTTATGAAAAATAAAGACAGAATTGAAGTACTTAAAAAATATGTGGTAGCAAATGAAAATATTGTTGATGTATATAAAAGTGAATTTGAAGCGGGTACTAGAACTTTTGTTGATATATTAGATGCTCAACTTGATTTATATGAAGCTCAAAAGAGTTTAGTAAATAGAGAATTTGATTTATATGTAAATTATTATGAATTATTGAATAATACGTCAATGTTAAGTGAAACAGTATTATCTTCAGCTGATATTAATTCTGATAATTTTGCAGTTAAAGCAAATAAGGTTGTTAAAAGTAAAAAAGTTTCACAAATGTTAGAAAATGAAACAAAAATTGATCCAAATAGAGATGCTGAATCTGATGAATTAAATGTATTATTAGGTGATGATGAAGTAAAAAGTGTAAGTGTAAATAGACCTATTGCTTCAAATAAACCTGTTGGACAAAGTATTGAAAAAGTTAAAAGTTTATCATTCTTAGATGCTTCACCAAGAAAATATACAATTAATATTGCAACAACTAATGGTTTATTAAAAGCAAATGAATTTGTAGCTAGAAAAGGACTTGATTCTAGTCAAGCGTATACATATGAATTTGGACCAGGTATGAAAAGTGCAAAAGTTATTTATGGTGTATTTGATTCTGTTAAAGAAGCAAAAGCTGCAATTGCTAACTTCTCAGAAGATTTAAAAGCTGGTAAACCTTATATTGATAACATTAGTAAACATCAAAAACTATATAAAAAATATCACTAATCTTGAAAAAAGGCAAATATGAAAACTAATGATTCAAATGTAAGAGAAAATGAAACATTAACAAATTTAAAAGATAGAAGAAAAGTGGATGACCTTTTAGGTTGTCTACTTTTTTTATCTAAATTTCATAAAAGAGAAACATCAGCTGAGTCATTAACTTTTGGTCTACCTATCCATAATACCTCAATGAATATTTCAATGTTCCATGAAGCTGCCGCTAAAATTGGATTAATTGGAAGAACTGTAAAAAGAAAAAGTTTAAAAAATATCACGAAACTTGCATTACCTTCAGTTTTAATTTTAGATAAGAATAGAGCTTGCGTATTACTTGATTATGATTTAGCTGAAGGAACAGCTAATGTTATTTTACCTGGTTTAAGTTCAGGTGAGACAATGATTAGTATTCCTAAGTTAGAATTAGAGTATACAGGTGAAATAATTATTATTAAACCTGAATATAATTTTAATAATAGAATTGAAAAAGAAGTTTTAGTTGATAGTCCAAAAGAGTGGTTTTGGGGAACATTATTTAGAAATAAGGGTATTTATAAGCAGGTTATTATAGTCTCTTTATTTATAAATATATTTGTTTTAGCAACGCCACTTTTTACTATGAACGTATATGATAGAGTTTTACCTAATAATGCAATTGAAACTTTATGGGCATTATTTATTGGAATCTCAATTGTTATGTTTTTTGATTTATTATTAAAAATTTTACGAGCACATTTTTTAGGTATTGCTAGTAAAAGAGCTGATACTATTATGTCAAATAAAATATTTAATCATATATTAAATATTAAGATGGATGCAAAACCTGCTTCAACTGGGCAATTTGTAAGTAGATTACAATCATTTGAAAGTGTAAGAGAATTTTTTACATCTGCTACCCTTGCAGCTGTTGTAGATTTACCTTTCATTATAATTTTTATTCTAGTAATTTTTTATATTGCAGGACCTCTTGCCTATATTACTTTGGCAACTGTCGTGATTTCAATAATATTTTCTTGGTATTTACAGCGACCATTAAAGACAATTATTGAAAAGACTGTAAAAGAAGACCAAATTAAACATACTACATTAATTGAAACTGTTGCAGGTTTAGAAATCATAAAAAGTGTAAAAGCACAAAATAGAATGAAGACTCATTGGGATAAATCTATTAATAAAACAGTACATTATGCAGAAAAAGGTCATTTTTTATCTCAAAGTATTACATATTTTACTGCATTTATTTCTCAATTTTCAAATATCGCAATTGTTGCAGGTGGTGTTTATTTAGCAAAAGATGGTGAAATTACAATGGGTGCAATAATTGCGGCTATGATTTTAAACGGTAGAGTTATTGCTCCTGTTTCTCAATTAGTTGGTATGATTATTAAATTTGATAGAACTATGTTATCTTTGGATAATTTAGATGAAGTTATGAATATGCCTGTTGAGAAAGAGAATAAATCATATATAAGTAGACCTAATTTAAAAGGTGATATTGAATTGAAAAATCTCCAATTCTCATATAAAGATCAAAATCACCAAACATTAAAAGATATTAATTTAAAAATTAAAAAAGGTGAAAAAGTAGCAATTCTGGGGAAAATTGGTTCTGGTAAATCTACATTATTAAAAATGATTATAAATTTATATTCTCCAACATCTGGTTCTGTTTTGATTGATGGATTAGATACACGACAAATTGACCCTACAGATTTACGTCATGCAATTGGAAGTGTTCCACAAGAACCATTTTTATTTATGGGTTCAATTAAAGATAACCTTACAATAGGTGAACAGTTTGTATCTGATGAAGAGTTATTAAGAGTTTCAAAAGTTGCTGGATTAGACGACTTTTTAGGTAAGCATGAAGCAGGATATGATCTTCTTGTTGGAGAAAGAGGTGAGGGGTTATCAGGAGGAGAAAGACAATCTGTAACTCTAGCTCGTGCTTTAATCTCTGATCCTAATATTATTATGTTAGATGAGCCTACAAATTCAATGGATAGACAAACAGAAAAACAATTTATTGATAGGATGATGAATATAATTGAAAATAAAACACTTATTGTTGTTACTCATAAAACATCTCTTTTAAAACTAGTAGATCGTGTTATTATTCTTGAAAATGGGCAAGTTATTGTTGATGGTCCTAAAAATGAAGTATTTAAAACGAAGGCAGGTTAGTTATGAGTGATATAAATAAAAAATCTGATGATGATCATTTAACAGTAATTGAATACACTAATGAACCTAAAGAAGATACAAAGCCTAGTAATACTAAAGAAATTAAAGAACACTATAATAAAAAAAATTTTGCAAAAGAAATTAGAAATCCTAAAAAAGGTTTTATTAACTGGATAAAAAAACTTTATGGTGTTAATGATGAAGAGGAAGATGACTTAGAATTTGTTTATTCTAGTTATGCAAATTCTAATAAAGAAGCATCAAGAACATCAAATATCATTTTTGTATTGGTTACAGTAATCTTTTCTTCACTCATTTTGTGGGCAGCTTTTGCTGAAATTGATGAGTTAGCAAGAGGAAATGGGAAAGTTATTCCTACTGATAAAATACAAACTGTTCAATCTTTGGATGGTGGTATAATTTCTGAAATTTTTATTAAAGAGGGGCAAACTGTTAAACACGGTGATGCATTAATGAAAATAGATACAACTAGATTTAAAGCTACATTAGAAGAGAGCAAGCAAGAGTATTTATCTTTATTAGCAGTAATGTCAAGACTTAAAATTGAATCAAGAATTGATGTTAATAAACCATTACCAAAAATAAAATATAATGAAAAAGTTTTAAAAGATAGTTCAAGATATGATATTAATGAGACTTTATTATTAGAAAATAGATTTAGAGAACTTAAATCATCTGTTCGTGTATTAGAAAATCAAGCTAGCCAAAAGAGACAAGAATTAAAAGAAATAAGAAGTAATATTCATAGATTAAATGAGAGTTTAGGTTATATTACTGAGCAAAGAAAAACTATTAAAAAACTTGTTTCAAGGGGAGTTAAATCTAAATATGATTTATTAAATATTGAAAAAGAATATACTCAAACTAAAGGTGACTTAGATACTGCTAGATTATCAATTTCTAGATCTAATTATGCAATTACTGAAGCTAGAAGTAGAATTAGTGAAAAAATAAATACTTTTAAAGCTGAGGCATCCAATGAGTTACAAAAAACTGCAGGATTAATTAATAAATTTGAAGCAAAACTTGTTGGTGATCAAGATAAAGTTGCAAAAACCGTTATAACTTCCCCTGTTGATGGTATTATCAAACAATTAAATGTAAATACAATTGGTGGAGTAGTTCAATCTGGTATGGAATTAGTTGAAATTGTACCATTAAGTGATGCTTTAGTAGTTGAAGCAAAAATAGATCCAAGAGATATTGCTTTTATAAATCCCAGTCAAAAAGCTATTATAAAAATTACAGCTTATGATTTTTCTATTTATGGTGGACTTGATGGAAAGATAATTGAAATTTCAGCAGATAGTATTGTTGATAAAGAATCTAAAGAGGGTAAAAGTTACTATAGAATTTTAGTTAAAACAGATAAAAATTATCTTGAAAGAAATGGTATTAAACTTCCAATTATTCCTGGAATGGTTGCAAGTGTAGATATTATTACTGGAAAGAAATCTATTCTTGATTTTTTACTAAAACCAATTTTAAAAGTAAAAGAAAACTCTTTACATGAAAGATAACTAATATTTAGTTATCTTTTCTTCCAAAAAAATTAAAAAAAATTATTTATAAAACTTTTTAGAGACTTTATTCTTGTAATATAACAATATAAATAATTTTATTGAAGGAAAAGTCAGTAAATGATTATCGATGATAATTTACTTATTACTAAAAATGTTACAAGAATTTATATGAATGAGTGGCTTGAAAACTCAATTGAAATACTAGATAGTGTAACATATAAAGTTTATCAAGGTGTGGGTGATAGCTCTTTAGTTAAGCTATTAATTAATGAAAATATTAATATTGAATTATAAGATAGAAAAAAGGATATAGAATGAAACTAACAATAAAAGATGGATTTGGTGCAAGCAAAGTTATTGATGTAAATGAAGATTTAGAATTCAATGTTATAGAAGGTCAACAATATATTTTTTCAAGTGGTTTTTCAAATTATGAATTAAGTTTTTCAGATGGTCAAGAATCAATTTCGTTAGTATTTAATGTTGGTGGTAAAACAATAAATATAGAATTAAATAATATTGTTCCTTTATTACAAATAAATGACAATAATACTGATAATCCTACGGCATTAATTATTAATAAAAATATTGACAATGATAAAATTGATACAATTTTAGAAAATAATGCTTTTAATGGAAGTGAAATTTTAGATAGTTTAGAAGCTTTAGCTTCAAAATCTTCTACAGGAACAGATGATAATTCTCTTATTTTAGTTACTGATTTTCAATCACTTGTTGATTCATTAGGTGCTGCTGGAGCTGGGAATGAAAATGGTACAACTAGTAATGGTTCTAATTTTGATTCTATTTTAGGAGCAGATGGAAGTACTTCTTTATCAGGTATTGCTGATAGTGATAGATGGTTTAACCTTTCTGAATCAATAATTCCATTAGAGCCTATTGATGTGGGAAGTGATACAGCAATTCTAGATACAACAATGATATCAACTGCACCAACAGTAGTAATAACAGAAGATGCAAATAATGATGGAATAATTAGCTTATCAGAATTAAGTACTGATGGAATAGTAGATGTAAAAGTAACAGTACCAAATGGAACATTAGTTAATGATATATTAAGAGTAACAAATCCAGATGGAAGTACTACAGATTACACAATAACACAAGATATAATTACAAATGGATTAGCATTAGAATATCAAGCACCAGCAGAAGGTGAAAGTATAACAGTATCAGCAGTAATTACAGACTTAGCAGGGAATGTATCAGATACAGGAAGTGATACAGCAATTCTAGATACAACAATGATATCAACTGCACCAACAGTAGTAATAACAGAAGATGCAAATAATGATGGAATAATTAGCTTATCAGAATTAAGTACTGATGGAATAGTAGATGTAAAAGTAACAGTACCAAATGGAACATTAGTTAATGATATATTAAGAGTAACAAATCCAGATGGAAGTACTACAGATTACACAATAACACAAGATATAATTACAAATGGATTAGCATTAGAATATCAAGCACCAGCAGAAGGTGAAAGTATAACAGTATCAGCAGTAATTACAGACTTAGCAGGGAATGTATCAGATACAGGAAGTGATACAGCGACTTTATATATTAATCATGCCCCAATAGCAATAATAGAAGAGCATGGGAATGCATTATTGGGATTAATAGATGCAAATGTCGCAGACCTAATAATATTATCGGATACTCAACAATTTGCAGTATATGATCCAGATAATAATATAAAAACAGTAACAATTAGTTCATCAGGATTGTTATCAGGGTTATTAGGATCAATAACAGGAGAATTAGTATTCAATCTTCCAAATTCAACAGGATTTACAATAACAGGATCTGGAACAGATTTAATAACAATAACTTCAACAAATCCAAATGGAACAACAAGTGATGCATTTAACGCATTATTAGCAAATGTTGATATGGAATATACAGGATTATTAGATAATTTATTAGGAATAAATGTAGATTTATTAACAAATATAACATTAACAGTAACAGATAGTAAGGGATTAACAGATAGTGCAACAGCAAGTGACTTGCTAGTAGCAGAGATATTAGTTATAGAACCAGTGTTAACAGATGCACCAGTTGTAACAATAATAGAAGATGTAAATAATGATGGAATAATTAGCTCTGATGAATTAGATGGAGATATTGATGTAACAATAGATATTCCAAGTAAAGCAATAGCTGGAAATATATTAACAGTAACAAACCCAGATGGAAGTACTACAGATTACACAATAACACAAAATATGATTACAAATGGATTAGCATTAAGTTATCCAACACAAGCAGAAGGTACAAGTATAACTGTATCAGCAGTAGTTACTGATTCAAAAGGGACTGTTTCTGCAAAAGGTGAAGATAGTGCAACAATAGGGGACTTAAATCATGCCCCAATAGCAATAATAGAAGAGCATGGGAATGCATTATTGGGATTAATAGATGCAAATGTCGCAGACCTAATAATATTATCGGATACTCAACAATTTGCAGTATATGATCCAGATAATAATATAAAAACAGTAACAATTAGTTCATCAGGATTGTTATCAGGGTTATTAGGATCAATAACAGGAGAATTAGTATTCAATCTTCCAAATTCAACAGGATTTACAATAACAGGATCTGGAACAGATTTAATAACAATAACTTCAACAAATCCAAATGGAACAACAAGTGATGCATTTAACGCATTATTAGCAAATGTTGATATGGAATATACAGGATTATTAGATAATTTATTAGGAATAAATGTAGATTTATTAACAAATATAACATTAACAGTAACAGATAGTAAGGGATTAACAGATAGTGCAACAGCAAGTGACTTGCTAGTAGCAGAGATATTAGTTATAGAAC
Encoded here:
- a CDS encoding type I secretion system permease/ATPase, with translation MKTNDSNVRENETLTNLKDRRKVDDLLGCLLFLSKFHKRETSAESLTFGLPIHNTSMNISMFHEAAAKIGLIGRTVKRKSLKNITKLALPSVLILDKNRACVLLDYDLAEGTANVILPGLSSGETMISIPKLELEYTGEIIIIKPEYNFNNRIEKEVLVDSPKEWFWGTLFRNKGIYKQVIIVSLFINIFVLATPLFTMNVYDRVLPNNAIETLWALFIGISIVMFFDLLLKILRAHFLGIASKRADTIMSNKIFNHILNIKMDAKPASTGQFVSRLQSFESVREFFTSATLAAVVDLPFIIIFILVIFYIAGPLAYITLATVVISIIFSWYLQRPLKTIIEKTVKEDQIKHTTLIETVAGLEIIKSVKAQNRMKTHWDKSINKTVHYAEKGHFLSQSITYFTAFISQFSNIAIVAGGVYLAKDGEITMGAIIAAMILNGRVIAPVSQLVGMIIKFDRTMLSLDNLDEVMNMPVEKENKSYISRPNLKGDIELKNLQFSYKDQNHQTLKDINLKIKKGEKVAILGKIGSGKSTLLKMIINLYSPTSGSVLIDGLDTRQIDPTDLRHAIGSVPQEPFLFMGSIKDNLTIGEQFVSDEELLRVSKVAGLDDFLGKHEAGYDLLVGERGEGLSGGERQSVTLARALISDPNIIMLDEPTNSMDRQTEKQFIDRMMNIIENKTLIVVTHKTSLLKLVDRVIILENGQVIVDGPKNEVFKTKAG
- a CDS encoding TolC family protein, which produces MNIRKLLKFTCISVLASTSLHAISLKDSVEKVLTTNPEVIAEKNNQRAFRKYVDERRGNYYPRIDIDGTLEKSNTEKDYDSSSSLTDGSDQEDGYNFGIALNQMLYDGDLTPSRVREAKHNELANKYKTRTNIENVVLEAITAYTGLVQYNELLALTKDMIRTNQENLLIAKEKESISGEVLETYEVDSKLNFLKEKYLEEKDLRSSRLSTFKRYIGMEADGDENRPFIDLGKIPTSLQKAVELSVLRNNEVLEQIERIKAQREKIAQADATFLPNLNLELKALTDSDLELDEEGKEDQVYGRINLSWNIYNGGSDYAISKQEELFLAEQKDRLDAITNKVVEKAKVNYQSFMKNKDRIEVLKKYVVANENIVDVYKSEFEAGTRTFVDILDAQLDLYEAQKSLVNREFDLYVNYYELLNNTSMLSETVLSSADINSDNFAVKANKVVKSKKVSQMLENETKIDPNRDAESDELNVLLGDDEVKSVSVNRPIASNKPVGQSIEKVKSLSFLDASPRKYTINIATTNGLLKANEFVARKGLDSSQAYTYEFGPGMKSAKVIYGVFDSVKEAKAAIANFSEDLKAGKPYIDNISKHQKLYKKYH
- a CDS encoding HlyD family type I secretion periplasmic adaptor subunit, with product MSDINKKSDDDHLTVIEYTNEPKEDTKPSNTKEIKEHYNKKNFAKEIRNPKKGFINWIKKLYGVNDEEEDDLEFVYSSYANSNKEASRTSNIIFVLVTVIFSSLILWAAFAEIDELARGNGKVIPTDKIQTVQSLDGGIISEIFIKEGQTVKHGDALMKIDTTRFKATLEESKQEYLSLLAVMSRLKIESRIDVNKPLPKIKYNEKVLKDSSRYDINETLLLENRFRELKSSVRVLENQASQKRQELKEIRSNIHRLNESLGYITEQRKTIKKLVSRGVKSKYDLLNIEKEYTQTKGDLDTARLSISRSNYAITEARSRISEKINTFKAEASNELQKTAGLINKFEAKLVGDQDKVAKTVITSPVDGIIKQLNVNTIGGVVQSGMELVEIVPLSDALVVEAKIDPRDIAFINPSQKAIIKITAYDFSIYGGLDGKIIEISADSIVDKESKEGKSYYRILVKTDKNYLERNGIKLPIIPGMVASVDIITGKKSILDFLLKPILKVKENSLHER
- a CDS encoding response regulator transcription factor, producing MNYNNNENLNFNNILRNLNVLYIEDEDNIRKNVSQTLALLCKEVFDVARIEKANEILNNSHIDIIISDINLDGDNGLDFIERIRIKNKIIPVIFISAYTDTNYLLQATKLKLIDYLIKPIDFKMLKNALINCVQDIIDNSRYIINFPNNINYNVLQKKLFNTLENKEIGLTSKEILLLDYLIKFNNRVIPQEELKINIWEDMFDASDSALKNLLNKVRKKIGKESIKNISGVGYRIKL